One stretch of Pyxidicoccus trucidator DNA includes these proteins:
- a CDS encoding non-ribosomal peptide synthetase has product MLFPLVHQLVEQQATELPFHVAVSHGGETLTYAALNEHANRLAQALLARGAGPDSIIGICLPRSAELVVSILGVLKAGAAWLPLEPSTPPERLRYMVASAGVKLVIGTGAAVERLALDGAQVVSPSGLELASFPAVNPGVHVLPDHLAYVIHTSGSTGLPKGVMVSHRALSAFTAYHRGTFALSSADCAGVVASPGFDASVMSILPSLASGVRLELPPDEETRLSPRRLQEWLLARGITFVFLPTPLAERVLPLLWPEDCALRLLLTGGDRLHVRPRPGLPFQLVNGYGPAECTIYCTSGIVPPGEESREERLPSIGRPIDGAELHLLDAELRPVGAGETGELFIGGPGLARGYVGAPHLTAERFIPNPFSLTGGERLYRTGDLGRRLPDGSLEFHGRIDSQVKVRGIRVEPAEVTAALLTHPHVGAAHVMARSTGALTGTPEAGPDVSFVAWFAPRDARAVPGTEQLREHLRAWLPEAMMPRTFVVMDALPLGPTGKVDVQALPVPAVHAPRSRAYVAPRTELEHGLARVWQAVLCLEQVGIEDDFFELGGHSLLATQITTRIEDALGLPLSLRELFAHPRIAQLAEVLEARRATPAKDVLPPVVRAAGRERAPLSVQQEQVWFLQKLSPGSISYQAQTTLRVLGGLDLAVLERALTEITRRHELLRTTYEEVDGRPWQRVRPVTPVQVPLLDLSGLSGDERERRREESIREELRRPLSLFEPPLARWSAIRLAPDEHELVLVEHHVVHDGASFSVLMRELDALYNAYLRGEESPLPELPVQYADFAAWQRSTLDSPAMKAQLAFWRERLAGAPEVLPLRTDHPRPRVQSFNGDLLRLELPPALPGALRVFCQQEGVTLFNALFAAFATLLHRYTGERDLCIGSAFAARAGIRNVENLIGMFVNAVVLRCDVSGAPSFRDLVRQVRDLTAAAAEHQTYPFLKLVEGLGVKRDPSRNPLVQAMFSFHDSAVPSPQLGGAACTIFERGNGSSKVDLDVVAIPHAGRHLGDPARGDARISLIWEYNRDLFDRATMERMSTHFLRLLEAAVASPGTPVSRLPMLTDAERHALLVERNVPSARGSEPPVHHQVLEQALRTPDAVAVDDEAGSLTYAELVRRATLLAEHLRQQGTDVDPVVGVCVPRGADLVTAELGVLLAGAAFLPLDPEHPAERLALILADAGVRQVVTTGALVERLPTALERVCVGDFRAPGTPRGHLPTGVRPGQLAYVMYTSGSTGRPKGVMVEHRSLAHLVGWHRRAFGLDANSRTTLLYSPAFDPSAAEVWPALSAGATLHVPGQDVRLSPERLQAWLLSECITFTDLPTALAERLLALAWPAACALRTVLAGGDRLHARPAPGLPWRLFNQYGPTETTVTATSCEVLPGGPNEALPAIGQPIDGATAYVLDAELQPVPPGVAGELYVGGAGVARGYLNRPDLTAGCFIPDPFSSRPGARLYRTGDRVCSRPDGALEFLGRMDSQVKVRGFRVEPAEVSALLRTCPGLAEAHVRAWSAPGGEARLVGYLVPRAGQAMPSPARLREHLARELPAYMIPSAYVELGTLPLTHGGKVDERALPEPSAATQAPQAPLASELERRLAGLWCETLRLERVGAEDNFFDLGGHSLLLAQVQYLLKSRLGHDMPMVKLFEFPTVRALAGYLQGQDDGGEAAAEREQRQEQRRSGRARLLGRRERLATDGTREEAE; this is encoded by the coding sequence TTGCTGTTCCCCCTCGTCCACCAACTCGTCGAGCAACAAGCGACCGAACTTCCCTTCCATGTAGCGGTGAGCCACGGGGGTGAGACCCTCACCTATGCCGCGCTGAACGAGCACGCGAACCGGCTGGCGCAGGCGCTGCTCGCGCGGGGGGCCGGGCCGGATTCCATCATCGGTATCTGCCTCCCTCGAAGCGCCGAGCTCGTGGTGTCCATCCTGGGCGTACTCAAGGCGGGAGCCGCCTGGCTTCCGCTGGAGCCGTCCACCCCGCCCGAGCGCTTGCGATACATGGTGGCCTCCGCGGGCGTGAAGCTTGTTATCGGCACGGGCGCTGCCGTGGAGCGGCTCGCGTTGGACGGCGCCCAGGTCGTCTCTCCCTCGGGACTGGAGCTCGCGTCGTTCCCGGCGGTGAATCCGGGCGTGCACGTCCTGCCGGACCACCTCGCCTACGTCATCCACACCTCGGGCTCCACGGGGCTTCCCAAGGGGGTGATGGTCAGCCACCGCGCCCTGTCCGCCTTCACGGCGTACCACCGCGGCACGTTCGCGCTGTCGTCGGCGGATTGCGCCGGGGTGGTGGCCTCGCCAGGCTTCGACGCGTCGGTCATGTCCATCCTGCCCTCGCTGGCCTCGGGCGTGCGCCTGGAGCTGCCGCCTGACGAGGAGACGCGCCTGTCGCCTCGGAGGTTGCAGGAGTGGCTGCTGGCCCGGGGCATCACCTTCGTCTTCCTGCCGACGCCGCTCGCCGAGCGCGTGCTCCCGCTTCTCTGGCCGGAGGACTGTGCCTTGCGCCTGCTGCTCACCGGGGGAGACCGGCTGCACGTGCGACCCAGGCCCGGGCTGCCCTTCCAGCTCGTGAATGGCTATGGCCCGGCCGAGTGCACCATCTACTGCACCTCGGGCATCGTCCCGCCCGGCGAGGAGTCGCGCGAGGAGCGCCTGCCGTCCATCGGCCGTCCCATCGACGGTGCGGAGCTCCACCTCCTCGACGCGGAGCTGCGGCCCGTGGGCGCCGGGGAGACGGGGGAGCTCTTCATCGGAGGGCCGGGCCTGGCTCGCGGGTACGTGGGCGCACCGCACCTCACCGCCGAGCGCTTCATTCCCAACCCCTTCTCCCTCACTGGCGGCGAGCGCCTGTATCGCACGGGCGACCTCGGACGCCGGTTGCCGGATGGCTCGCTGGAGTTCCACGGCCGCATCGACTCGCAGGTGAAGGTGCGCGGCATTCGTGTCGAGCCCGCGGAAGTCACCGCCGCGCTGCTGACCCATCCGCACGTCGGCGCCGCGCACGTCATGGCGCGGAGCACCGGGGCCCTCACCGGAACGCCGGAAGCTGGCCCGGACGTCTCCTTCGTCGCGTGGTTCGCGCCGAGGGATGCGCGCGCCGTCCCTGGGACGGAGCAGCTTCGCGAGCACCTCCGGGCCTGGCTTCCCGAGGCCATGATGCCGCGGACGTTCGTCGTGATGGACGCGCTTCCGCTCGGCCCCACCGGCAAGGTGGACGTCCAGGCGCTCCCTGTTCCCGCCGTCCACGCGCCTCGGAGCCGTGCGTACGTCGCGCCCCGCACGGAGCTGGAGCACGGGCTCGCGCGGGTGTGGCAGGCGGTGTTGTGCCTGGAGCAGGTGGGCATCGAGGACGACTTCTTCGAGCTGGGAGGCCACTCCCTGCTCGCCACGCAGATCACCACCCGGATTGAGGACGCGCTGGGCCTCCCCCTGTCACTGCGGGAGCTCTTCGCCCACCCGCGCATCGCACAGCTGGCGGAGGTGCTGGAGGCGCGGCGAGCTACTCCTGCGAAGGACGTGCTGCCGCCCGTGGTCCGCGCCGCCGGCCGAGAGCGGGCGCCGCTCTCCGTGCAGCAGGAGCAGGTCTGGTTCCTCCAGAAGCTGTCGCCCGGCAGCATTTCATATCAAGCGCAGACGACCCTCCGCGTGCTGGGCGGGCTGGACCTGGCGGTGTTGGAGCGTGCCCTGACGGAGATTACGCGGCGCCACGAGCTGCTACGGACGACCTATGAGGAGGTCGACGGCCGGCCATGGCAGCGCGTCAGGCCGGTGACGCCCGTGCAGGTTCCACTGCTCGACCTGAGTGGGCTGTCCGGGGACGAGCGGGAGCGCCGGAGGGAGGAGTCCATCCGCGAGGAGCTGCGGCGACCGCTCTCCCTCTTCGAGCCGCCACTGGCCCGCTGGAGTGCCATCCGCCTGGCTCCCGACGAGCACGAGCTCGTCCTCGTCGAGCACCACGTCGTCCACGATGGTGCGTCCTTCTCCGTGCTGATGCGGGAGCTGGACGCGCTCTACAACGCCTACCTGCGCGGAGAAGAATCGCCGCTGCCGGAGCTGCCGGTGCAATACGCCGACTTCGCCGCCTGGCAGCGCTCGACGCTCGACTCCCCGGCGATGAAGGCCCAGCTCGCCTTCTGGCGCGAGCGGTTGGCAGGCGCGCCCGAGGTGCTGCCGCTGCGCACCGACCACCCGCGCCCGCGCGTGCAGAGCTTCAACGGCGACCTCCTCCGGCTGGAGCTGCCGCCCGCGCTGCCCGGCGCCCTGCGGGTCTTCTGCCAGCAGGAGGGCGTCACCCTCTTCAACGCCCTCTTCGCCGCCTTCGCCACGCTGCTGCACCGCTACACCGGGGAGCGCGACCTGTGCATCGGCTCGGCCTTCGCCGCCAGGGCCGGCATCCGGAACGTCGAGAACCTCATCGGCATGTTCGTCAACGCCGTCGTCCTGCGGTGTGACGTCTCCGGCGCGCCGTCGTTCCGCGACCTGGTCCGCCAGGTGAGGGACCTCACCGCCGCGGCGGCGGAGCACCAGACGTATCCCTTCCTCAAGCTGGTCGAGGGCCTGGGCGTGAAGCGCGACCCCAGTCGAAACCCGCTCGTCCAGGCCATGTTCAGCTTCCACGACTCGGCCGTGCCCAGTCCCCAGCTCGGCGGTGCCGCATGCACCATCTTCGAGCGTGGCAACGGCTCCTCGAAGGTGGACCTGGACGTCGTCGCCATTCCGCATGCCGGTCGGCACCTGGGCGACCCGGCGCGCGGTGATGCCCGCATCTCGCTCATCTGGGAGTACAACCGGGACCTCTTCGACCGCGCGACGATGGAGCGGATGTCCACCCACTTCCTGCGGCTGCTCGAGGCCGCGGTGGCCAGCCCCGGCACTCCTGTGTCGCGCCTGCCGATGCTCACCGATGCGGAGCGCCACGCCCTCCTGGTGGAGCGCAACGTCCCCTCCGCGCGTGGCTCCGAGCCTCCGGTGCATCACCAGGTCCTGGAGCAGGCCCTGCGGACGCCCGACGCAGTGGCCGTGGACGACGAGGCAGGGAGCCTCACCTACGCGGAGTTGGTCCGGCGCGCGACGCTGCTGGCCGAGCACCTCCGCCAGCAGGGCACGGACGTGGACCCGGTCGTCGGCGTCTGCGTGCCCCGTGGCGCCGACCTGGTGACAGCCGAGCTGGGAGTGTTGCTGGCCGGAGCCGCCTTCCTGCCCCTGGACCCGGAGCACCCCGCGGAGCGGCTCGCGCTCATCCTCGCCGATGCAGGCGTCCGCCAGGTGGTCACCACCGGAGCCCTTGTCGAGCGGCTTCCCACCGCGCTGGAGCGGGTGTGCGTCGGGGACTTTCGCGCCCCCGGCACGCCACGCGGCCACCTTCCCACCGGCGTGCGGCCCGGCCAGCTGGCCTACGTCATGTACACCTCCGGCTCCACGGGCAGGCCCAAGGGGGTGATGGTGGAGCACCGCTCGCTGGCCCACCTCGTCGGGTGGCACCGGCGTGCCTTCGGCCTGGACGCGAACAGCCGCACCACGCTCCTCTATTCTCCCGCCTTCGACCCGTCCGCCGCGGAGGTCTGGCCGGCGCTGTCGGCCGGCGCGACGCTGCATGTCCCCGGACAGGACGTGCGCCTGTCCCCGGAGCGGCTCCAGGCGTGGCTCCTCTCCGAGTGCATCACCTTCACGGACCTGCCCACGGCGCTCGCCGAGCGGCTGTTGGCCCTGGCATGGCCCGCTGCGTGCGCGCTGCGCACGGTGCTCGCGGGCGGAGACCGGCTCCACGCGCGTCCGGCACCCGGGCTGCCCTGGCGGCTGTTCAACCAGTACGGCCCCACGGAGACGACCGTGACGGCCACCTCCTGCGAGGTACTCCCCGGAGGCCCGAACGAGGCGCTGCCCGCCATCGGCCAGCCCATCGACGGTGCCACGGCGTATGTCCTGGATGCCGAGCTGCAGCCGGTGCCGCCGGGCGTCGCGGGAGAGCTGTATGTCGGCGGTGCCGGGGTGGCGCGGGGCTACCTGAACCGCCCGGACCTCACGGCCGGATGCTTCATCCCCGACCCGTTCTCCTCGCGCCCTGGCGCGCGCCTGTACCGCACGGGAGACCGCGTCTGCTCCCGTCCGGACGGCGCGCTCGAGTTCCTGGGCCGCATGGACTCGCAGGTCAAGGTTCGTGGCTTCCGGGTGGAGCCGGCGGAGGTCTCCGCGCTGCTGCGCACGTGTCCTGGACTCGCCGAGGCCCACGTCCGTGCGTGGAGCGCTCCGGGCGGAGAGGCGCGACTGGTCGGCTACCTCGTTCCCCGGGCCGGACAGGCCATGCCTTCACCGGCGCGGTTGCGCGAGCACCTCGCCCGCGAGCTGCCGGCCTACATGATTCCCTCCGCCTACGTGGAGCTGGGGACGCTGCCGCTCACCCACGGTGGGAAGGTGGATGAGCGGGCGCTGCCCGAGCCCAGCGCCGCGACGCAAGCGCCTCAGGCTCCGCTCGCAAGCGAGCTGGAGCGCCGGCTCGCCGGCCTCTGGTGCGAGACGCTGCGCCTGGAGCGCGTGGGCGCGGAGGACAACTTCTTCGACCTCGGCGGACACTCCCTGCTGCTCGCGCAGGTGCAATACCTCCTGAAGAGCCGCCTGGGGCACGACATGCCCATGGTGAAGCTGTTCGAGTTCCCCACCGTCCGGGCACTCGCCGGGTATCTCCAGGGCCAGGACGATGGTGGGGAGGCGGCCGCCGAGCGGGAGCAGCGTCAGGAGCAGCGGCGGAGCGGGCGCGCGCGCCTGCTGGGCCGCCGGGAACGGCTGGCGACGGACGGCACCCGGGAGGAAGCGGAGTGA
- a CDS encoding AraC family transcriptional regulator translates to MLRARVDLWQDRVLSIARLGRVAMHAHTGAALLVGIDGRFGFRLGHPASRWQAVEHLVIAPGCLHELDCGETLMGVVHLTPGQVDHRQLCEQAELPAFESVHVLGTPRRRQEELRAIFAGEFPVAELEAWVRRQVGPPPGRYASDARVEEVAAFISRQPEAIWRLDTLAARAGVSPSRLQHLFRAELGVTPRQLRTWQRLREVSRRFAAGESLTLAAHEAGFVDSAHMSKAFRHFFGIAPSRVLSGGTHVRVHESPRPLTEQTLLPRQYSSAVAR, encoded by the coding sequence ATGCTTCGTGCACGCGTCGACCTGTGGCAGGACCGGGTGCTGTCCATCGCACGGCTGGGTCGCGTGGCCATGCATGCACACACGGGCGCGGCGCTGCTCGTGGGAATCGACGGCCGGTTCGGCTTCCGCCTCGGGCACCCCGCCTCGAGGTGGCAGGCCGTCGAGCACCTCGTCATCGCGCCCGGCTGCCTCCATGAGCTGGACTGCGGCGAGACGCTGATGGGAGTCGTGCACCTGACCCCGGGCCAGGTCGACCACCGGCAGCTCTGCGAGCAGGCCGAGCTGCCCGCCTTCGAGAGCGTGCACGTGCTCGGCACACCCCGGCGGCGGCAAGAGGAGCTCAGGGCCATCTTCGCGGGCGAGTTCCCGGTTGCCGAGCTCGAGGCGTGGGTGCGGCGGCAGGTCGGGCCTCCTCCGGGGCGGTATGCGAGCGACGCCCGGGTGGAGGAGGTCGCGGCGTTTATCTCCCGTCAGCCGGAGGCCATCTGGCGGCTCGACACGCTCGCCGCGCGCGCGGGCGTCTCCCCTTCCCGGCTGCAGCACTTGTTTCGCGCCGAGCTCGGCGTCACGCCCCGGCAGCTGCGGACGTGGCAGCGCCTGCGCGAGGTCAGTCGGCGGTTCGCCGCGGGCGAGAGCCTCACGCTGGCGGCGCATGAGGCGGGGTTCGTCGACTCGGCGCACATGAGCAAGGCGTTCCGGCACTTCTTCGGGATTGCTCCCTCGCGGGTGCTCTCGGGCGGGACTCACGTGCGGGTACATGAGTCCCCCCGTCCCCTGACTGAGCAGACCTTGCTTCCGCGTCAGTACAGCTCGGCGGTCGCGAGGTAG
- a CDS encoding tetratricopeptide repeat protein, translating into MGCLDENALLDYAGGHLPEAMRAELDAHVASCSSCRELLAQWLNAGADDVGDTGDPERTVPLSPKRARHGGPDTAPPSQPSTPQRGGLAQGTRVGRYVVLRPVGEGGMGVVYTAWDPELDRTVCLKLLRSELVALLGAEAQPRLQREAQAMARVEHPNVVGIHDVGMWDGGLFIAMEYVRGGNLREWLRQAPRSWREVVDVFVQVGRGLEAAHAHGLIHRDIKPDNLLVGEDGRARLTDFGLVLQASGARAARPELAVTAASSGALDVKLTRPGRIMGTPAYMPPEQLEGRAVDALSDQFSFCASLFEALFDERPFTGESVDEVCKNITLGRVSPVPAGRGARVPGWLKTVVLRGLAHEPSRRHPSMRVLLQQLSRDAGKRRARLAVAGVVVLGAATAFAAPQYSQHTRLAACDSQQQALGGIWDATAQGAITQAFAATGLPHADAAWGASRDVAGAYADQWLQLRREVCRAAVVDRLPEETLWLQDRCLARGLQALKSLSSLYLAADREVVSRALSMAHALPELASCGEVAVLTASPTPPPSHPALRTKVEEARLALVKLRALREAGRFRQVMEPVQALRKDVEALGYRPVEAEVLHLHALAQHDSGLVRDAVETLRRAAVAAEAGRHELLAARAWTDLVFAAGRRLKRFDEARLGAELAAAALERVGGEPVLAARLLANRASLESAEGNADAAVKLNAEAVATYRRLLGDSHPDTARAFLQLGNLLYSANRDEEAKVVFQQALSAMERSVGPRHPGVVSPLTSLGRVARRQGDADAGRAYYDRAIRLLEDLDGPEHPDLAVPLTNRSILLQGLGRFDEAREDLRRVLALSRRGSGEDSLEVADAYAQLSLLELRSRGFEQALEHGERALHLARAKLPAGHADFVFYESTLAHALSARGRWAEAQRLFESAARTKQAADATGSGALADILTGLALTQVEQGRGPAAEQTARRALELRAAHGADPANVAETRFVLARALWLNGQRKAALDEARGAATDYGRSSERRELDAADVAKWLSEHTPRR; encoded by the coding sequence ATGGGCTGCCTCGATGAAAACGCGCTGCTGGACTACGCCGGTGGCCACCTGCCTGAAGCCATGCGCGCGGAGCTCGACGCGCACGTCGCCTCCTGTTCCTCCTGCCGAGAGCTGCTGGCGCAGTGGCTGAACGCTGGCGCCGACGACGTGGGCGATACAGGGGACCCGGAACGCACGGTGCCGCTCTCGCCGAAGCGCGCGCGCCATGGCGGGCCGGACACCGCGCCCCCCAGCCAGCCCTCGACGCCTCAGCGTGGAGGCCTCGCGCAGGGTACGCGGGTGGGCCGCTACGTCGTGCTGCGGCCCGTGGGAGAGGGCGGCATGGGAGTGGTCTACACCGCGTGGGACCCCGAGCTGGACCGCACCGTGTGCCTCAAGCTGCTGCGAAGCGAGCTGGTCGCGCTGCTGGGGGCCGAGGCGCAACCCCGGCTGCAGCGCGAAGCCCAGGCGATGGCGCGGGTGGAGCACCCCAACGTGGTGGGCATCCACGACGTGGGCATGTGGGACGGAGGCCTGTTCATCGCCATGGAGTACGTGCGCGGTGGGAACCTGCGCGAGTGGCTGCGCCAGGCGCCTCGAAGCTGGCGCGAGGTGGTCGACGTCTTCGTGCAGGTCGGCCGAGGGCTCGAGGCGGCGCACGCCCACGGGCTGATTCACCGCGACATCAAGCCGGACAACCTGCTGGTGGGCGAGGACGGCCGCGCGCGCCTCACCGACTTCGGGCTGGTGCTACAGGCCTCGGGGGCTCGCGCCGCGCGCCCCGAGCTCGCGGTGACCGCTGCCAGCAGTGGCGCGCTGGACGTCAAGCTCACCCGTCCCGGGCGCATCATGGGGACGCCGGCCTACATGCCGCCCGAGCAGCTCGAGGGCCGCGCCGTCGACGCGCTCTCGGACCAGTTCAGCTTCTGCGCGTCGCTGTTCGAGGCCCTCTTCGACGAGCGTCCCTTCACCGGGGAGAGCGTGGACGAGGTTTGCAAGAACATCACGCTCGGCAGGGTCAGCCCCGTCCCGGCGGGCAGGGGGGCCAGGGTCCCCGGCTGGCTGAAGACCGTGGTGCTGCGGGGGCTGGCCCATGAGCCGTCGCGCCGTCACCCGTCGATGCGCGTCCTGCTGCAGCAGCTCTCGCGGGACGCGGGGAAGCGGCGTGCCCGGCTCGCGGTCGCCGGGGTGGTGGTGCTCGGCGCCGCCACCGCCTTCGCGGCGCCGCAGTACTCCCAGCACACCCGGCTGGCCGCCTGCGACTCCCAACAGCAGGCGCTGGGTGGCATCTGGGACGCGACGGCCCAGGGAGCCATCACCCAGGCCTTCGCTGCCACCGGGCTGCCCCATGCGGACGCGGCCTGGGGCGCCTCGCGGGACGTGGCGGGCGCCTACGCGGACCAGTGGCTCCAGCTGCGCCGGGAGGTGTGCCGCGCCGCGGTGGTGGACCGGCTGCCGGAAGAGACGCTCTGGCTGCAGGACCGCTGCCTTGCTCGCGGCCTGCAGGCGCTGAAGTCGCTCTCCTCGCTGTACCTCGCGGCGGACCGTGAGGTCGTCTCCCGCGCGTTGAGCATGGCCCATGCGCTGCCGGAGCTGGCCTCCTGTGGCGAGGTGGCGGTGCTTACCGCCTCGCCCACGCCGCCTCCGTCGCACCCCGCGCTGCGCACGAAGGTGGAGGAGGCGCGCCTGGCCCTGGTGAAGCTGCGCGCGCTGCGCGAGGCCGGCCGCTTCCGCCAGGTGATGGAGCCCGTCCAGGCGCTGCGCAAGGACGTGGAGGCCCTCGGCTACCGGCCGGTGGAGGCGGAGGTGCTGCACCTGCACGCGCTGGCGCAGCACGACTCGGGCCTCGTCCGAGACGCGGTGGAGACGCTGCGGCGCGCGGCGGTGGCGGCGGAAGCGGGGCGGCATGAGCTGCTCGCGGCGAGGGCGTGGACGGACCTGGTGTTCGCGGCGGGGCGGCGGCTCAAGCGCTTCGACGAGGCCCGGTTGGGCGCCGAGCTCGCGGCGGCGGCGCTCGAGCGCGTGGGCGGTGAGCCGGTCCTCGCCGCGCGGCTGCTCGCCAACCGCGCCTCGCTCGAGTCGGCGGAGGGCAACGCGGACGCCGCGGTGAAGCTCAACGCGGAGGCCGTCGCCACCTACCGCCGGCTGCTGGGCGACAGCCACCCGGACACGGCGCGAGCCTTCCTCCAGTTGGGCAACCTGCTCTACTCCGCGAATCGCGACGAGGAGGCGAAGGTGGTCTTCCAGCAGGCGCTCTCCGCCATGGAGCGCTCGGTGGGACCGCGCCATCCCGGGGTGGTGTCCCCCCTCACCAGCCTGGGCCGCGTCGCCCGGCGGCAGGGCGACGCCGACGCTGGACGGGCGTACTACGACCGCGCGATACGGCTGCTGGAGGACCTGGACGGCCCGGAGCACCCGGACCTGGCCGTCCCGTTGACGAACCGGTCCATCCTGCTCCAGGGGCTGGGGCGGTTCGACGAGGCCCGCGAGGACCTGCGCCGCGTCCTCGCGCTGTCGCGCCGGGGCTCTGGCGAAGACAGCCTGGAGGTCGCGGATGCCTACGCCCAGCTGTCACTGCTGGAGCTGCGCAGCCGTGGCTTCGAGCAGGCGCTCGAACATGGGGAACGCGCGCTGCACCTGGCGCGGGCGAAGCTCCCCGCGGGACATGCGGACTTCGTGTTCTACGAGTCCACGCTCGCGCACGCGCTGTCGGCGCGCGGGCGGTGGGCGGAGGCGCAGCGCTTGTTCGAGTCAGCGGCCCGGACGAAGCAGGCGGCGGACGCCACGGGCTCCGGAGCACTCGCGGACATCCTCACCGGGCTGGCGCTGACACAGGTGGAGCAGGGCAGGGGCCCCGCGGCGGAGCAGACCGCGAGGCGGGCCCTGGAGCTGCGCGCCGCCCATGGCGCCGACCCCGCCAATGTCGCGGAGACGCGCTTCGTCCTGGCCCGGGCGCTGTGGCTCAACGGGCAGCGCAAGGCCGCGCTGGATGAGGCGCGCGGCGCGGCGACGGACTACGGGCGGTCGTCAGAGCGGCGGGAGCTGGACGCCGCCGACGTGGCGAAGTGGCTGTCGGAGCACACCCCGCGGCGCTGA
- a CDS encoding sigma-70 family RNA polymerase sigma factor — protein sequence MLPAPPSNLAAVFVEHLPEGVAATGLDGAALEVRLQARVAQAAAAWPDLEVPVEGFVAFLAERLLPGTSVEQSLEALHVGDLLLAFACSRNEPLALRHFDEKILSQAVRAAERMDKSPAFLEDLTQQLRQKLFVGDRPRILDYSGRGPLMGWVRAAVLRDALNLRGPARQQEGDDALLNLPSDRADPELDYLRRRHQREFAECFRAALEALDPQDKTLLRLHFADGVGVEQLAQYYQVHRATLSRRLGNAREAMVKHTLRLMKERYQLSPAELQSVIRLLRSNLDLRMSQLFQK from the coding sequence GTGCTCCCCGCGCCGCCCTCGAACCTGGCAGCCGTCTTCGTCGAACACCTCCCGGAAGGTGTTGCCGCCACCGGCCTTGACGGCGCGGCGCTCGAGGTTCGGCTCCAGGCCCGTGTCGCGCAGGCGGCAGCGGCGTGGCCGGACCTGGAGGTTCCCGTGGAGGGCTTCGTCGCCTTCCTGGCGGAGCGGCTCCTGCCCGGCACCTCGGTGGAGCAGAGCCTGGAGGCGCTCCACGTGGGAGACCTGCTGCTCGCCTTCGCGTGCTCGCGGAACGAGCCTCTCGCCCTGCGCCACTTCGATGAGAAGATCCTCTCGCAAGCCGTCAGGGCCGCGGAGCGGATGGACAAGTCGCCCGCGTTCCTGGAGGACCTCACCCAGCAGCTCCGGCAGAAGCTGTTCGTGGGCGACCGACCCCGCATCCTGGACTACTCGGGCCGCGGCCCGCTGATGGGCTGGGTGCGGGCCGCGGTCCTCCGTGACGCCCTGAACCTGCGAGGCCCCGCCCGCCAGCAGGAGGGCGACGACGCGCTGCTCAACCTCCCGTCGGACCGCGCGGACCCGGAGCTCGACTACCTCCGCCGCCGTCACCAGCGCGAGTTCGCCGAGTGCTTCCGGGCCGCGCTGGAGGCGCTGGACCCCCAGGACAAGACGCTCTTGCGGCTCCACTTCGCGGATGGCGTGGGGGTGGAGCAGCTTGCGCAGTACTACCAGGTGCACCGCGCCACCCTGAGCCGCCGGTTGGGTAACGCCCGTGAGGCCATGGTAAAGCACACGCTGCGCCTGATGAAGGAGCGCTACCAGCTGAGTCCCGCGGAGCTGCAGAGCGTCATCCGCCTGCTCCGCAGCAACCTGGACCTGCGCATGAGTCAGCTGTTCCAGAAGTGA